The genomic region TTTATTCTTAATTATTGGAATTGTTTCTCTTATCCAAATCAAACTATCAAAGAAATTTGAAATCTAATAGGGGAGTCTTACACATGAAAAAAGAAGAAAAATTGAATCAGTTTTGGAAGTATGTTCTCTTGATAGTAGGTGGTATTCTCATACTTGTTCCTTTGTTGGTAACGGTTTTTAGTTCCTTCAAGACAACCAAGGATATCATGAATCATTTCTTTGGTTTGCCCAATCCTTTTACATTAAGCAATTATGAACGATTGGTTTCGGATGGGATTGGAGGCTATTTCTGGAATTCAGCTGTTATTACGGTGTTATCATTGATTGTAGTAGCCTTCTTTATACCAGCTGCAGCCTATTCCATTGCTCGAAATATGTCCAAGAAAAAAGCCTTTGCAATTATGTATTCACTATTGATTTTAGGGATATTTGTTCCATTTCAGGTGATTATGATTCCTATCACAGTTATGATGAGCAAACTCGGCCTGGCAAATATGTGGGGGTTGGTACTACTTTATCTAACTTATGCAATTCCACAGACTCTCTTCTTGTATGTTGGTTATATTAAAATCAGTGTACCAGATAGTTTAGATGAAGCTGCAGAAATTGATGGGGCTGATCGATTTACAACTTACCGTCGGATTATTTTTCCAATGCTGAAGCCCATGCATGCTACAACCTTGATTATCAATGCATTATGGTTCTGGAATGACTTTATGTTGCCATTGTTAATTTTGAATAAGGATTCCAAGCTGTGGACTTTGCCTCTCTTCCAGTACAACTACCAAGGTCAGTATTTTAATGACTATGGGCCAAGTTTTGCATCCTATATTGTAGGAATTGTAACAATTACTGTCGTC from Streptococcus mitis NCTC 12261 harbors:
- a CDS encoding carbohydrate ABC transporter permease — encoded protein: MKKEEKLNQFWKYVLLIVGGILILVPLLVTVFSSFKTTKDIMNHFFGLPNPFTLSNYERLVSDGIGGYFWNSAVITVLSLIVVAFFIPAAAYSIARNMSKKKAFAIMYSLLILGIFVPFQVIMIPITVMMSKLGLANMWGLVLLYLTYAIPQTLFLYVGYIKISVPDSLDEAAEIDGADRFTTYRRIIFPMLKPMHATTLIINALWFWNDFMLPLLILNKDSKLWTLPLFQYNYQGQYFNDYGPSFASYIVGIVTITVVYLIFQKHIISGMSNGAVK